AATCATGGCCCGCCGCCAGCTCGGCTGGACCTGGGAGCAGTACCGCGGCGCCGGCCGCACGCTTGAGGGAGCTGCCTGATCATGCGCGTCAATTTCACGGTCAACGGTCGTCCGCAGGAAGCCGACGACGTCTGGGAGGGCGAGTCCCTTCTCTACGTGCTCCGCGAGCGGCTGGGCCTGCCGGGCTCCAAGAACGCCTGCGAGCAGGGCGAGTGCGGCTCCTGCACGGTCCGCCTCGACGGCGTGCCGGTCTGTTCCTGCCTCGTCGCCGCCGGCCAGGTCGAGGGCCGCGAGGTCGTCACGGTCGAGGGCCTCGCCGACTACGCCAAGGAGCGTGCTGAGCACGCCGGTTGCGCCTCCGGCGCCTGCGGCACCTCGATCGACGAGGCCAAGCGGTGGGAAGCCAAG
The Streptomyces roseofulvus genome window above contains:
- a CDS encoding (2Fe-2S)-binding protein, which translates into the protein MRVNFTVNGRPQEADDVWEGESLLYVLRERLGLPGSKNACEQGECGSCTVRLDGVPVCSCLVAAGQVEGREVVTVEGLADYAKERAEHAGCASGACGTSIDEAKRWEAKPGQDSQTGEGVELSPIQQAFIDAGAVQCGFCTPGLLVAADEMLERNPSPTDADIREALSGNLCRCTGYEKILDAVRLAAARQGEAV